In Zingiber officinale cultivar Zhangliang chromosome 3A, Zo_v1.1, whole genome shotgun sequence, the DNA window CTTAAAGTTATTGTTCAAGCAATTGattatactttttttttaataattaaataataataaaattttcaatataGTATACCAAATCTGATATTTTagagtatgaatataattaggagaattagAAGGAGAATTAGACGAATACATAAAACTTGATTTTATATCATTCTGAGCTTTTAAGATTCATCGATAGAttttgattaaaatcaatttatGGATCTAGATAGTTTGAAATGATATGCAAtcaaatattatatatttatctagttcttatgattatattcatcttCTCATATATCAATTTGACAAACTATAttaagagtaatgattttttatgataattattttattattaaaaaagatGTTTTAATCGGTTACTAGAATGTATAGCAATCGATTTAACATATTTCTATAATTATGAACATTAATTTTAATAGATGGCTACATAGTAGCAACATTAAAATCTTTTTGTTGTCCAGGGATATTGGTTGGTGTAATGGTGACCTCCAATGGATAACCAAGTAATCAAAAGTTTGAACCATAGCTGCGGCGCATTGCAATGAATTTTTTTCTTCCCTCCGTAAGCACTTCTCAAAGCTGGATAtctatattttttgtttttaatgattgaaaaatctaattcgtattcaaaaaaatattatttgcaATACattgtgtcaaattgatatttgaaagtATAAATATCTTCGGAAGAACCAAGACAATATGAATATCTTAAGAAGAACCAAGGCAGatctagaattttaaatttaggggGTATATATTAAGTGACAAAAATAATTATCATCAAAATTTGCTCACCTTCAAACGATTGCATATTAATTAACTGCCTCTAAATTCTCGATTTAGGGTCAGAATCATGCTCAAAACTCCATAGAAATTATCATCCTAAGTTGCACGGTGTAGACGAGATGACGACGGTGAATAAGTCCACGTGTAACTCCGACACGAAACAAGGGTTGATGGCTCAGCTTAAGGTCATGATATTACTTTGAGATTTTGGTATCATACTATCAATAGAAAGCTTAGGTCACGAGATTTTCAAATATATAATCAATTTCGAATTCAGACTATCAACAGTGGCACAATCAACAGTGAAAAAAAAGCTGTAAGAATTTTGGAGTAAATTGAGGAAGATCATTATGTTCCTCCATCTTAACATAGAATGTCTGTAtagtaaattaggaaaattttctatatatatatagtaataaaCTAATAATATCATTACTATTTAATTAAGGATCAATCCAATAAAAATAtaagattaatattttttttttttgaaggtttTTATTGTTTAAATGAAAGtgtcatttaaattttttattcaaatgtaAGCACCAATATCTCCTAAAATAGTCTTAGCCCATCTGTCCTAACACTCGTCACATGAATTAGGGCTAAAGTACCATTACtctaaaatgacatttttcctaATGTATAGGTGCACAATTTGATGAGTGGTGGTGGCAGACTAAGTTGAGATGTGAAAATTCTACATATTAATGCATGTAGTGCTACAATTAAGTTATTACATGGATTAAGGTATTGGCAGCGGCTAGCGCAATCATAAAAATTAAGATTAGTATACTCAGGGGTATTATTGtacaacaaagaaaataactataaCGGATCAAAAGGGATTCCTTTTCAATCGAGACATAATATCCGCTGGAGGCATTAACCAAGGAGGATTTACACGTGGATTGACAGTCGTGACTTCCTAGTTCTCATGTGCATCCACTTCGGAGGAGAATTAGACGAATACATGATTTAATTAGTCtcattttaagttttttaagttTATCAGTCGATTTTAGCCGATATTAACTGATGGATCTATAAAGATTGCaatgaataaaattaaattctatgTAGTCATTTAGTCtccttgattatattcatgcgtataaatatcaatttgataattatattatataaaaataacgtattttttatcataaaaaattatattttaatcattttttacACTATAGTAATCGATTTGGCGAGTAGGAAAGTTATTGAGATTCAATCAAAGTATCATattagaaagatttggtaaagatcatggggttaaaaggatgcaagatatctccattggcatgagaccttttggggaaagtccaagagtaaagtcatgagggtctaggctcaaagtggacaatatcatgccattgtggagatatgtgaacatcctttgacacaacaaatggtatcagaaccATGGTACAATCAGATACCATGTGGGGGGTGGCCGAATGCTTGCAAGtaggcccgaagtaggtcaaggtgaccggacgtggatgcttgcggggaggcccagagcaggtcaggatgaccggatgctcgcggggaggctcggatcatgagagtaattgtggttcttcgtttgaggggaggattgttggggttcaatcaaagtcccacattggaaagatttggtaaaaatcatggggttaaaaggatgcaagatatctccattgacatgagacgttttagggagagcccaagagcaaagccatgagagtCTAGGtctaaagtagacaatatcatactattgtggagatatatggACATTCTTTGTTTACAACAAAAGTAAAATGGATATTGAATatgtaatttaataattttaaaactaagatTAATATTTAGTTATTTCTGAAAATTTCTCAAGCGGTTCTATAATTTATCATTAAATTATTActtttagttaaatttattataataatttatcattattacTTATTATTAATTAATCGATTTTAATTGAAATCGATAAATCTaggtaatttaaaataatataaaattaaattctatatatttatttaattttcttgattatattcatacgttcaaaatattaattttcacaAATTATAGTATAAATAGTatatttttatcataaaaaatatgtttaaattatttttagacATAGTAATCGATTTGACAAATGAGAGGAGAATAAAATAGGTATTGAATatgtaatttaataattttaacacTAGGATATGAAATTTAGGTATTTCTGAAATATTCTATGCGGTTCTATAATTTGCCATTAAAACTATTAATATTAGTTAAACTTATTACAATATCACTTATTATTTTAGTAAATAGTTTTAACCCAACAAAACAGGACCTTGGGTCCACCGTCGTCCAATAAAAAGACGAGTTGCTTCGGGAgtcattaaatatttttttattaagggTGACAGTTTTATTTTAATACGGCGGTAGGCTATAAACGGATAGTTTGATCTACCTCCCTTCTCAAATTACATAATTTGAGTAACCTAATTAACCTTTTTACTACGATTACGCTGAACCACAAAACGGGTAAGTCACATGGGTATCTGGTTCGAGTAGGAGAAAGTTTTTTTTACATTAACTGGACGCGACGTCGACGAGGCATCTCTCCCGATTGTCGCTCCGCTGCCGGATCCACAAACCACCCAGTCGCTGCGGAAGACCACGCCCGCCGGCCGGCTGAGCAGACATCCTGATAATTTCTGAAACCCTAGTTAGTCCTTGTTCCACATTATGTTCTTGCCGCGTTTTCCCTGGTTTTGCTTGTTCAGATTTCTTGGAAAGCTTATGTCTTGTCGTTAGGGTTTCGAGTTGCGGACGGTTCGGTTATGGAACTCCTGCTTCTGGGAACAACTTTGTTTGATCCGCTTGTACGTTTGATTTCTCTTAAAGATTGTAGTTGGATTTGGTTTCTCGATTCTTTTACCAGTGTGGTAGATTCTTAGTTTTTTATGTGTAACTATTATCTTTTCATCTTCTTGCTAAAATTTCCGGGGATTAGAGGCCTAATGGAGTTTTGTTGATGGAGTACCTTGATTTGGATCTTTAGGTTGTGCTTAAGAGATTCTGGTTGTTTGCTTCCTTTGCGAGTGATTGAACGAGTGCCAAAACGAAGCCATGTCTGCTGCCACTGCCGGAGCGGCTGCAGCATCGTCAATTTCTAACAGCAGTGCTTCTCTGAGTTTAGACACCAATGGGAAACCAAATACACGGAGGAGAACAATGGTAGTTGTTGAGAAGAGATTAACCAATGATGGTCTTACTGAAGGAGTAAATGGGGTTTTGAATGGGAAGGATCTGAGCCATACGATAAAAGGAGAATCTGTGGTTGAGAGAATGAAAGACTATTCCAAGTTGAAGAAAGGGCTGATTACTTCATCCAACGTATCTCCACGACACAGAAGAGATGCCCCAAAACCTGTAAAGCCCAAGTGGCAGACTGTTCTGAGTGTTCTTACCAAGAATTGTCTGCTTCTTACTTCACTTTTGTGGTTGGGACAGACTATATGGAAATGGACTTACAACACTCGTGATAATGTTAATTCGCCCTTTGTTGCTTTGGAGTACGAAAGTAGAATTTCTGAAGTTGAGACATCTTTAAAGAAGACTGCCAAGATGTTACAGGTCCAGTTAGATGCAATTGACAAGAAAATTGGGAGTGAGATTGGCATGGCGACCAAAGAATTCATTAAGCGAATCGAAAGTCAAGGTACATTATTTGATGATGGGTTCAAGAAGTTGGAATCCATAACTGATTCTTTGGAGAAGTCTTTGGGTGAGTTGAAAGAATTGGGTCTCATTTCAAGAGAAGAATTTGAGAAACATGTCGACGAGTTACAGAACAGCAAAAGTGTAGACGATAGAAGTAGAAATCTGGATTTGGATCAAATTAGGGTTTTCGCAGTGAATGTTGTTCAGGAAGAGATAGAAAAGCATGCAGCTGATGGGCTTGGAAGAGTTGATTATGCTTTAGCTTCTGGCGGGGCTAAGATAGTTAGGCACTCAACACCTTATGGTTTTAAGAAAGGTACCAATTCACATAAGATGCTGACACCGAGCTTTGGAGAACCTGGACAGTGTTTTTCTTTGCAAGGAAGCAGTGGATTTGTTGAGATTAGGTTAAGAACAGGGATAATTCCTGAGGCTATCACTTTGGAGCATGTCGCGAAGGTGCGTTTTGTTATTAGTTGTTTGTTTTACTTCCTTATGTGCtactgttagatcacaatgatAATATTGATGTATGTATGAATCATTCATTACTATCCTATATTTTTCTGGTCTTTCCTAAAGTAACATGCATGTATGTCCATTTGCCATGCTAATATTGTTCAATTTTTAAACACAACATTTTCTAACCCTTCCATGTATAATTACGTTGACCCTGGTACACATATGAGGTTCTACTATGTTATTTTGTGACAATAACTCTACTTTGGACTTTCCAAAGAGAGTAGGTGGTTTCCAATCAGTTATTAAATTTACTTGGCATTCCAATGCTTCAAGTTCCCATAATGGATGAGAAATCAAGCCACTAGCATAGCAGACCACATTCACAACTAAACATTCTCATTAAGCAAAACATGATTAATAAAACTGGCAatagatatgaaagttgattacaATAACATAATTCTAGACTTAACAAAGGGAGCAATGTGTTCGTTAGCATTCTCCAATACAATAGAACCCTACTGTTTGAGTTGCAAGCTCAAACAGTTGGAACCCTACTGGACAATTGGCAATGTGTTCATTAGCATTCTCCAATACCTGTTTTTTTAGGCTTTGAATAATATAATTCAATTACTCATCATAGAGTTCTTTTGTTCATATAGAATCCTCACTGTGCGATGAAATTTTTTGTTTTCACTGAGACATATCTTAATGCCTCTCCTGAATGTATGATATGCTGATGCAGAGTGTAGCATATGACAGATCGACTGCCCCAAGAGATTGTCGTGTATCTGCCTGGTTTGAGTCACCCAAAGATGGCCTATCGAGTAACCCCAACCAGGTTGTCACCTTAACCGAGTTCTCCTATGATCTAGAGAAGAGCAATGCACAAACCTTTGACGTCAAGGCAAGCAACTCTGGCATTATTAACATGGTTAGGTTCGACTTCACCTCCAACCACGGGAACTTGGCTCATACCTGCATCTACCGATTCAGGGTGCACGGTTATGAACCTGGCTCTCCTTCAGCTATGGGTTTGTAGGACTGAGAGAGCATGCTGGTGTATTAGCttgtactctttttttttttgtttctaaaTCAGGTATGTTGCGGTAATGAGATGAACGTTACCCTTAATCGTTATTGTAGTTTAGT includes these proteins:
- the LOC122053134 gene encoding SUN domain-containing protein 1-like, whose protein sequence is MSAATAGAAAASSISNSSASLSLDTNGKPNTRRRTMVVVEKRLTNDGLTEGVNGVLNGKDLSHTIKGESVVERMKDYSKLKKGLITSSNVSPRHRRDAPKPVKPKWQTVLSVLTKNCLLLTSLLWLGQTIWKWTYNTRDNVNSPFVALEYESRISEVETSLKKTAKMLQVQLDAIDKKIGSEIGMATKEFIKRIESQGTLFDDGFKKLESITDSLEKSLGELKELGLISREEFEKHVDELQNSKSVDDRSRNLDLDQIRVFAVNVVQEEIEKHAADGLGRVDYALASGGAKIVRHSTPYGFKKGTNSHKMLTPSFGEPGQCFSLQGSSGFVEIRLRTGIIPEAITLEHVAKSVAYDRSTAPRDCRVSAWFESPKDGLSSNPNQVVTLTEFSYDLEKSNAQTFDVKASNSGIINMVRFDFTSNHGNLAHTCIYRFRVHGYEPGSPSAMGL